In the Magnolia sinica isolate HGM2019 chromosome 15, MsV1, whole genome shotgun sequence genome, one interval contains:
- the LOC131228001 gene encoding protein EXORDIUM-like 2 — MVRGAIAKWALPIDRHKGIYLVLTAEDVGVDRFCVGSCGYHETLAISNHSRVMFGWIGNARKQCVGECAWPFGVGPYGPPSAPLGAPNGDVGIDGMIINIATILAGTATNPFNNGYFQGDRLAPLEAVTACAGIFGPGAYPGYPGEVLVDPKSNVSFNAYGVTNRRYMLPAMWSPSVRSCRTTMG; from the coding sequence ATGGTACGTGGAGCGATCGCCAAGTGGGCCCTACCGATCGACCGTCATAAGGGCATCTACTTAGTATTGACGGCTGAGGATGTAGGTGTGGACAGGTTCTGTGTGGGATCATGTGGCTACCATGAGACATTGGCCATCTCTAACCACTCTAGAGTAATGTTTGGGTGGATTGGAAATGCAAGGAAACAGTGTGTAGGGGAATGTGCATGGCCCTTTGGTGTGGGCCCATATGGCCCACCAAGTGCACCCTTGGGTGCACCCAACGGTGATGTTGGCATCGACGGCATGATCATAAATATCGCTACTATACTAGCTGGCACTGCGACAAATCCATTCAACAATGGCTACTTCCAGGGTGACCGGCTGGCGCCATTAGAGGCCGTAACGGCCTGTGCTGGTATTTTCGGGCCCGGAGCCTATCCCGGCTACCCCGGGGAGGTGTTAGTGGACCCCAAGAGCAATGTTAGCTTTAACGCGTATGGGGTTACAAACAGGAGGTACATGTTGCCGGCGATGTGGAGCCCGTCAGTGCGGTCGTGCAGAACCACCATGGgatga